Genomic DNA from Haloarcula marina:
TACGACGGGTCCGCGCCGAACGTCACGCTCGAAGGGCCGACCAACGCGACGGTCGGCGAGACGCTGAACTTCACGGCGCGCAACTCCACCGACGAGCAGGGTATCGACCGCTACCGATGGCGCATCGACGGCGGCACGCTGTTGCCGGGTCCGTCGATTCAGGTGGCCTTCGCCACGCCGGGGGCCCACGAAGTCGCCGTCGAGGCGACCGACCCGTTCGGCAACGCGGCCACGGCGGCCCGGACGGTGACGGTGACCCGCGACGGTGACGCGTCCGGACTGAACGTCAGCCAACCGAACGCCACCACCGCCTCGACGACCGTCGTCGGGACCGGATTCGCCCAGCGAATCACCGCTCCGAACGACTCGCTCGTCACCACTGCGAACGCCTCGCTGGACCGCGTGACAGTGACGCTCCCGGCCAACGAGACGGTCCCACTGACCGTTCGGGCGCGCAACCGGACGCCGTTCTCGTTCCTGACCGTGACGGGCGACGCCGGTCTCGCGACGTTCGCCGTCGACCACGGCGGCGTCCCGGTCGACCGCGCGACGTTCACGTTCACCGTTCCGCGGCCCGCGCTGAACGGGGCGTCGCCGTCGGCGGTGACGCTCTATCGGGACGACGACGGGTGGTCGGCGCTCGACACGGCCGTCGTCAGTCGGAACGAGACGCGGGTCGTCTATCAGGCGTCCTCGCCGGGTCTCTCGCGGTTCGCCGTCGGCGTCGGGGACGGGGCTGACGCGCGGCCGACCGAGACGGCGACCGAAACGCCGGTGCCGACTCGGACACCCGTGGAAAACGAGACGGCGACCGCTACCGAGAGCGAGGCGGAGTCGGCCGAGTCCGGCGGGGACGCGCAGGCGGCGTCCGAGTCCCAGTCGACGGGAACGCCGGACATCGAAGTCACCAACGTCACGGCCGAACCCGATTCGCTCGCCGTCGGCGACAGCGTCGTCCTGACCGTCGAAGTCACGAACGACGGGACCGCGACGGGCGACTATCTGGTGGGTGTCTTCCTCAACGACAGCACGCTCGCGACGCGTGAGGTGACCGTCCCCGCCGGGGAGACGCGGACGACGGAGTTCTCGCGGGAACTCGACGACAGCGGGCCGCTGGAAGTGGGAACGACGCGCGTCGCCAACGTCACCGGCGGTGGGGGATTCTCGCTGCCGTCCCTCGGCGCGCCGTCGGGACTACCGAACCCGCTGTCGCTGTGGCCCAGCGGTATCGTTGGAACGATACTCGGCGCAGTCGTGGGACTGGTCGTGGTCGTCTACGGCATTCTAAAAGCGCTGGCTATCTATCTCGGTTACTGACCGACCGAGCGTTCGAGTCGGTCGATGAGGGCGGCGTTCCCGAGGTGGAGGGGAACTCGCTCGTGGAGTTCGTCGGGCGTTATATCGAGCAGCGACTGCGTGCCGTCAGAGGACTGTCCGCCCGCCGCCTCGATGACGTAGGCCATCGGTTGGCCCTCGAACTGGAGGCGGAGTTTGCCGTCGGGACTGGAGTCGAGCGCCGGGTACGCGAAGATGCCGCCGTAGGTGAGTATCTGGTTGATGTCGGCGATCATCGCCCCGCCGTAGCGGAGTTTCAGTTCGTGGCGAATCTCCTCTGCGAACGGCTGGAACTCGTCGGTCCACGAGTCGACGCCGCCGCCGAACCCGAACACCGTCGGGTCTTCGGGGATGGTCACGTCGTCGTTGACGAGGCGTTTGTCGCCGTCTTCGAGGATGTACTCCTTCACGCGGCCGTCGCGGGCGACGACCATCGAGGTGACGGGGCCGTAGATGACGAACCCCGCGGCGAGGAGGTTCCGGCCGCTGGTCGGCGGCCGCTCGCTGTAGATGCCGAAGATGGTTCCCATCCCGCTGTTGGGTTCGAGGTTCGAGGACCCGTCGAGGGGGTCCATCGCGACGTGGAAGCGGCCGTCGCTGGTCGCGAGCGTCTCGCGTTCCTCGCTGGCGTAGGTGGCGACGCCGTCGATGCCGAGGACGCGCGCCTCGAACAGTTCGTCGGCGCGCACGTCGGCGGCGAGTTGCTCGTCGCCGCTGGGGTTGACGGTGCCGCTGTGTTCACGTTCGGTGGCGATGGCCGTGCGAACGTCGGCGGTGGTGGCTGCGATGGTGTCGATGACCTGTGCGACGGTTCGGTCGGCCTGCGTGGCCGAAGCGTCGAGTGATTTGCTCATTTATCGAGGGGTGCTGGGCGTCGTGGCCCGGCGGTAGTTGCGCGTGCGGTCCAGTATCGAGGTGACCCGCCGAGTGTCGGCCCAGTGTATCACGTACGCTCCGATTCACCCGCCCGGCATAAGTATCTTGTTGCTGACATTTACTACGGAGCGAGTGAATCCTTTGGAATCCGCGCTTTCTGGGGGTTAGGGTGTGTTACTGTTCCGCAAGCTCGAAAACGTATTCGAACGCTTACTATTACCGTCTCGGCGGCAGGCTTACACGAACGCCGACCGAACATTTCGGATATGCAACTCGAAGACATCGGCACGGTCGGCGTCGTCGGCGCGGGCACGATGGGCAACGGCATCGCGCAGGTGGCCGCGACGGCGGGCTACGACGTGGTGATGCGGGACGTCGAACAGCAGTTCGTCAGCGCGGGGTTCGACGCCATCGACCGGAGTCTCGACCGACTGGTGCGGAAGGAGGAACTGACGCAGGCCGAGGCCGACCGGGCGCGCGGGCGAATCGAGGGGACGACGGACCTCGCCGACCTGCGGGACGCCCACCTCGTCGTCGAAGCCGTCACCGAGGACATGGGCGTCAAGCAGTCCGTCTTCGGTGACTTGGACGACACCTGCGGGCCCGAGACGGTGCTGGCGACCAACACAAGTACGCTCTCGATAACGACCATCGCCAGCGTCACCGACCGCCCGGACCGGGTGGTGGGCCTGCACTTCATGAACCCCGTGCCGGTGATGAAGGGCGTCGAAGTCGTTGAGGGCGAGAAGACCAGCGAAGAGACGCTGGCGCTCGGCCGCGCGTTCGCGCAAGCCGTCGGGAAGGAGACGTGGGACGCCGACGACAAACCCGGCTTCGTGGTCAACCGCATCCTCATGCCGTGGATAAACGAGGGCGTCCGGGCCTACGACGAGGGCATCGCGGGCAAGGCGGACATCGACCGC
This window encodes:
- a CDS encoding PKD domain-containing protein — translated: MSAASAERRQSTGRGRVAGRRLLAVALFCALAVLASGTVAAADTEAPEFGNATKGNATTIHVTVYDNGTLDTGSIAAADFVTTRGTVENISVADIDAGENRTGARVSLYLAERLNANNVTVGIRSAGGIADTAGNKLRDGTVTVSGMDTVTPRYRSFEIRRVNASTVEIRAAVNEPLDGLSVSIGGPVTDRLNRSDFTESVGDAVVYTARYTFPEEGAYPILWLNATDRYGNTVKLSRLRSFRYDGSAPNVTLEGPTNATVGETLNFTARNSTDEQGIDRYRWRIDGGTLLPGPSIQVAFATPGAHEVAVEATDPFGNAATAARTVTVTRDGDASGLNVSQPNATTASTTVVGTGFAQRITAPNDSLVTTANASLDRVTVTLPANETVPLTVRARNRTPFSFLTVTGDAGLATFAVDHGGVPVDRATFTFTVPRPALNGASPSAVTLYRDDDGWSALDTAVVSRNETRVVYQASSPGLSRFAVGVGDGADARPTETATETPVPTRTPVENETATATESEAESAESGGDAQAASESQSTGTPDIEVTNVTAEPDSLAVGDSVVLTVEVTNDGTATGDYLVGVFLNDSTLATREVTVPAGETRTTEFSRELDDSGPLEVGTTRVANVTGGGGFSLPSLGAPSGLPNPLSLWPSGIVGTILGAVVGLVVVVYGILKALAIYLGY
- a CDS encoding class 1 fructose-bisphosphatase; translation: MSKSLDASATQADRTVAQVIDTIAATTADVRTAIATEREHSGTVNPSGDEQLAADVRADELFEARVLGIDGVATYASEERETLATSDGRFHVAMDPLDGSSNLEPNSGMGTIFGIYSERPPTSGRNLLAAGFVIYGPVTSMVVARDGRVKEYILEDGDKRLVNDDVTIPEDPTVFGFGGGVDSWTDEFQPFAEEIRHELKLRYGGAMIADINQILTYGGIFAYPALDSSPDGKLRLQFEGQPMAYVIEAAGGQSSDGTQSLLDITPDELHERVPLHLGNAALIDRLERSVGQ
- a CDS encoding 3-hydroxyacyl-CoA dehydrogenase family protein — protein: MQLEDIGTVGVVGAGTMGNGIAQVAATAGYDVVMRDVEQQFVSAGFDAIDRSLDRLVRKEELTQAEADRARGRIEGTTDLADLRDAHLVVEAVTEDMGVKQSVFGDLDDTCGPETVLATNTSTLSITTIASVTDRPDRVVGLHFMNPVPVMKGVEVVEGEKTSEETLALGRAFAQAVGKETWDADDKPGFVVNRILMPWINEGVRAYDEGIAGKADIDRGMTLGTNVPMGPLELADHIGLDVVLDASETLHEELGDRYQPAYLLKRKVAAGDLGKKTGAGFYEYER